The window AAACCCTATGAATCAACCCTCTGACTCCCTCTTGCCTGTTGCCTCTTGCCTTTTGCCTTGCGCTGCGCACCAGATCATAGCATGGGATAATCTTGATCCTGATTGGCAAGCTAAAATTAAATCTATCAGCAATCATAATCCCCCTTATTTTATCTCTCCTGATGATCAAGTTATCTTGAGTGAGGTTATCGAATATGCTAATAAACATCAATACTCAATCTTAACTTGTGGTCAAGGAAGTAAACTAAATTGGGGAGGAAAACTCTCAAAACCAGTAGAGTTAGTAGTAAGTACTCAAAAACTTAACCGTATAGTTGAACACGCATTAGAAGACTTAACCGTTACCGTTGAAGCGGGAGTAAAACTAGTGGATTTACAACAAATCTTACAACAAGCTAAGCAATTTTTACCCTTAGATCCTAGTTATCCCGAAACTGCTACTATTGGAGGTATTATCGCTACCGCTGATTCGGGAAGTTGGCGACAACGTTATGGAGGAGTAAGAGACTTACTCCTTGGGATTAGTTTTGTTCGCGCTGATGGTAAGATAGCTTCAGCAGGAGGAAGGGTAGTTAAAAACGTAGCTGGTTATGACCTAATGAAATTATTTACGGGTTCTTATGGTACATTAGGAATAATTAGTCAAGCTACCTTTAGAGTTTACCCTATTCCAGAAGCATCTTTAACTATTATACTCACAGGTGAACTTAATCATCTCAACCAAGCTAGACAAATAATTATCAATTCGGGATTAACACCTACAGCTATTGACTTTATCTCAGCAACAGTAGTCAAAGCATTAGATATCTCCTCTCATCCAGGATTAATCCTGAGATGGCAAACTATTCCTGAAAGCATTAATCAGCAAGTACAACAAATAGAAACTATTGCTAAAGAGTTAAATCTATCATCTTTAACCTATCAAGATGAACCCGAAAAAAATCTATGGCAACGATTGACAAAAATCAAAGAATCTCCCAACTTAATTACTTGTAAAATAGGTTTAATGCCTAACAAAGTAGGAGAATTTCTGCAAGAATACGCTCAATTAACTAATAACCAAAGTCTAGCTATTATTCACGCCAGAAGCGGTTTAGGAACAATAGCCTTTTCTCAATGGCAACCAGAGATTAGAAGAATATGTGAAAATAAACAAGGATTTTTAACTATTTTAACTGCACCTAATACACTGAAAGAAAATACAGATATTTGGGGTTATACTGGAAATGGGTTAACAATTATGGA is drawn from Gloeocapsa sp. DLM2.Bin57 and contains these coding sequences:
- a CDS encoding FAD-binding oxidoreductase; its protein translation is MNQPSDSLLPVASCLLPCAAHQIIAWDNLDPDWQAKIKSISNHNPPYFISPDDQVILSEVIEYANKHQYSILTCGQGSKLNWGGKLSKPVELVVSTQKLNRIVEHALEDLTVTVEAGVKLVDLQQILQQAKQFLPLDPSYPETATIGGIIATADSGSWRQRYGGVRDLLLGISFVRADGKIASAGGRVVKNVAGYDLMKLFTGSYGTLGIISQATFRVYPIPEASLTIILTGELNHLNQARQIIINSGLTPTAIDFISATVVKALDISSHPGLILRWQTIPESINQQVQQIETIAKELNLSSLTYQDEPEKNLWQRLTKIKESPNLITCKIGLMPNKVGEFLQEYAQLTNNQSLAIIHARSGLGTIAFSQWQPEIRRICENKQGFLTILTAPNTLKENTDIWGYTGNGLTIMEKLKTQFDPNYILNPGRFLGNI